In a genomic window of Rhododendron vialii isolate Sample 1 chromosome 12a, ASM3025357v1:
- the LOC131311025 gene encoding bidirectional sugar transporter N3-like, giving the protein MAICCIQDSWVFTFGIIGNIVSFMVYLAPAPTFYRIIKRKSTEGFQSFPYLVALFSSMLWIYYASLKPNAYLLISINAVGCVVETIYIALYIAYAPKKARMLTVSFLLLFNFGVFSVVVLSSHFIAKGTFRLQLLGWICLAVSASVFAAPLSIIRQVIRTKSVEFMPFTLSFFLTLNAITWFFYGLLLKDLYVTVPNVLGFVFGVLQMVLYLIYKNCNRVPEEEQQKLPSTVKLETIIISVDRVHSVPDHFGEDEQGNDLNKHGKTSCDEEIGMDASNQV; this is encoded by the exons atggccatTTGCTGTATTCAGGATTCATGGGTTTTCACATTTGGCATAATAG GCAATATTGTCTCCTTCATGGTCTACCTTGCTCCAGC ACCAACATTCTACCGGATTATCAAGCGAAAATCAACCGAAGGGTTCCAGTCGTTCCCTTATTTGGTTGCACTTTTTAGTTCTATGCTATGGATATACTACGCCTCTCTTAAGCCCAATGCTTACCTTCTCATTAGCATCAACGCTGTTGGTTGTGTCGTAGAGACTATCTATATCGCTCTATACATTGCTTACGCACCGAAGAAAGCGAGG atgttgaccGTGAGCTTCTTGCTTCTGTTCAACTTTGGGGTATTTTCTGTGGTGGTTCTTTCCTCCCACTTCATAGCAAAAGGAACCTTTCGACTCCAATTACTCGGGTGGATTTGCCTTGCGGTTTCTGCTAGTGTATTTGCTGCACCTCTGAGCATTATT AGACAAGTCATACGCACTAAAAGCGTGGAGTTCATGCCATTTACGTTGTCATTTTTTCTCACATTAAACGCGATTACATGGTTCTTCTACGGTTTATTGCTCAAGGACTTGTATGTCACG GTACCAAATGTTCTAGGTTTTGTCTTTGGGGTACTTCAAATGGTTCTTTATCTCATCTACAAGAACTGCAACAGAGTTCCAGAGGAGGAGCAGCAAAAACTGCCATCAACTGTGAAACTAGAAACCATCATAATAAGTGTCGATCGGGTGCATTCGGTGCCTGATCATTTCGGTGAAGATGAACAAGGAAATGATCTAAACAAGCACGGAAAAACCAGTTGTGATGAAGAAATTGGCATGGATGCCTCCAATCAAGTTTAA